A region of Fibrobacter succinogenes subsp. succinogenes S85 DNA encodes the following proteins:
- a CDS encoding NAD-dependent epimerase/dehydratase family protein, which translates to MLDKNVILNGKAVLVTGAAGFIGCNLCKKLLNDYNCSELVGLDSITDYYDVNIKHERLKEIETLATLTGKKWTFVKANLADKAAIDSLFEKYHFAVVVNLAAQAGVRYSITNPDAYIQSNLIGFYNILEACRRGAEKGEVEHLVYASSSSVYGSNKKIPYSTDDKVDNPVSLYAATKKSNELMAHAYSKLYNIPSTGLRFFTVYGPAGRPDMAYFGFTNKLKAGKTIQIFNYGKCKRDFTFVDDIVEGVVRVMQHAPEKQNGEDGLPLPPYKVYNIGNNHPENLLDFVTILQEELVRAKVLPADYDFEAHKELVPMQPGDVPVTYADTTALEQDFGFKPATPLREGLRKFAEWYAEWYGKEGEK; encoded by the coding sequence ATGCTTGACAAAAACGTTATCCTCAATGGAAAGGCCGTTCTTGTTACGGGCGCGGCAGGATTTATCGGTTGCAACCTCTGCAAGAAGTTGCTTAACGACTACAACTGTTCCGAACTCGTCGGACTCGATTCCATCACCGACTACTATGACGTGAACATCAAGCACGAGCGTCTCAAGGAGATAGAGACTCTCGCGACATTAACCGGCAAGAAGTGGACATTCGTCAAAGCGAACCTCGCCGACAAGGCCGCCATCGACAGCCTGTTCGAGAAATACCACTTTGCCGTCGTCGTGAACCTCGCCGCCCAGGCAGGCGTTCGCTATTCCATCACGAACCCGGATGCCTACATCCAAAGCAACCTCATCGGATTCTACAACATCCTGGAAGCTTGCCGCAGGGGCGCCGAAAAAGGCGAGGTTGAGCACCTCGTGTACGCGAGCTCCTCCAGCGTGTACGGCAGCAATAAGAAGATCCCGTACTCCACCGACGACAAAGTCGATAACCCGGTCTCGCTGTACGCAGCCACCAAGAAGAGCAACGAGCTCATGGCACACGCCTACAGCAAGCTCTACAACATCCCGAGCACGGGCCTCCGCTTCTTTACCGTCTACGGCCCCGCCGGCCGCCCGGACATGGCCTACTTCGGCTTCACCAACAAGCTCAAAGCCGGCAAGACCATCCAGATTTTCAACTACGGCAAGTGCAAGCGCGACTTCACGTTCGTTGATGACATTGTCGAAGGCGTCGTGCGCGTGATGCAGCACGCCCCCGAAAAGCAGAATGGCGAAGACGGCCTCCCCCTCCCGCCATACAAGGTCTACAACATCGGCAACAACCACCCCGAAAACCTGCTCGACTTCGTGACGATCCTCCAAGAAGAGCTCGTCCGCGCAAAGGTGCTCCCCGCCGATTACGACTTCGAGGCGCACAAGGAACTCGTACCCATGCAGCCTGGCGACGTGCCCGTGACCTACGCCGACACAACCGCCCTAGAGCAAGACTTCGGCTTCAAGCCCGCAACACCTCTCCGCGAAGGTCTAAGAAAGTTTGCGGAATGGTATGCGGAGTGGTATGGGAAAGAGGGTGAAAAGTAG
- a CDS encoding WecB/TagA/CpsF family glycosyltransferase, with product MSRIKFMNTEIDNLTMNETLSAIEDLIQQRKNAYVVTPNVDHIVKLESNEKLKASYSEADLILTDGMPLIWASKIYRTPIKEKISGSDIFPELCKLAAEKHYSMFFLGAKEGVAAKAAEKLKVHFPDLKITGCYAPPFGFESNPKELEKIEHLIKDANPHILILALGCPKQEVLAHQFRNLFGVPITLCLGATLDFAAENVKRAPHWMRNAGIEWVYRLYQEPVRMFKRYILEDWKFIKLFVKYWGQNSRKNVFLEETKR from the coding sequence ATGAGTCGAATCAAGTTTATGAATACCGAAATAGACAATCTGACAATGAACGAAACATTGTCAGCTATTGAGGATTTGATTCAGCAAAGAAAAAATGCATATGTTGTAACCCCAAATGTAGATCACATTGTAAAGCTCGAATCAAATGAAAAGCTAAAAGCATCTTACTCTGAAGCTGACTTAATTTTGACAGACGGCATGCCCCTTATATGGGCATCCAAAATATACCGAACTCCTATTAAAGAAAAGATTTCGGGATCAGACATTTTCCCAGAATTATGTAAACTTGCAGCAGAAAAACATTATTCAATGTTTTTTTTAGGAGCTAAAGAGGGTGTTGCAGCAAAAGCTGCAGAAAAACTAAAAGTCCATTTCCCTGATTTAAAAATAACCGGATGTTACGCCCCCCCATTTGGATTCGAGTCCAATCCAAAAGAACTTGAAAAAATTGAGCACTTGATTAAAGATGCAAATCCACATATTTTAATTTTGGCTTTAGGTTGCCCTAAACAAGAAGTCCTAGCACACCAATTTCGAAATCTATTCGGGGTTCCAATCACACTATGTTTAGGGGCCACCTTAGACTTTGCAGCAGAAAATGTGAAACGAGCCCCGCATTGGATGAGAAATGCGGGAATAGAATGGGTTTATCGGCTTTATCAAGAACCGGTACGTATGTTTAAACGCTACATACTTGAAGATTGGAAATTCATAAAGTTGTTCGTCAAATACTGGGGGCAAAACTCTAGAAAAAATGTATTTTTAGAGGAAACCAAAAGATAA
- a CDS encoding HAD-IA family hydrolase, with amino-acid sequence MSILKKLQPYDVIFVDYFDTLVFRNIHSHQIYSQWAKVLLGKLDSVSKHIDEEQLVALRWKALQNLREKNDEPSYRDLIFEIFSLGNLEFFVDFNIFFELSYTADEAVELGCQYPNKEVVEILYSLKRQGKKLYLVSDFYMPRKAYESFLSAFSINNLFDDIFISSEHNASKRTGSLYKYALEKTNSFSQKVVMLGDSQKDDFKSALKQNIAAIRYFPFKHKLYTNLSKYLNWDYSKRVVALKSSWLYKNSIFEEYAVVLYAFIQRLYSEAKKSNAEKLAFLSRGGFFLQTLFDEYQKDVISSKEQIKSAYCLNSRKVCFAAKNDENAKSLLLKYLQQFKCGDSIFLVDEGWYNHSQQILASVSGWNTFGFYIGTRQKETLNIPNQCVRKGLLFDMGTKKPNTKYYGILCTNCSMYEQILTAPHGSVDTYYEEFGAVKALLKTNEKEKYLYDKYIRDMQERMLLHFKGMCAWLGNNEISLKQCAKIVLKSVVFNSKKRCEWLNDLDNNRFDNYTTGKSKDKTIKDVRINVFELLIHPDRYLGMFCKIQRKLVNHPLLAAGYYPLAFIFYLYVRIMSRV; translated from the coding sequence ATGTCTATACTGAAAAAATTGCAACCATATGATGTAATCTTTGTTGATTATTTTGATACACTTGTTTTTAGAAATATTCATTCCCATCAGATTTACAGTCAATGGGCAAAAGTACTTTTGGGAAAATTAGACTCCGTATCTAAACATATAGATGAAGAACAACTGGTAGCTCTAAGATGGAAAGCCTTACAAAATCTTAGGGAAAAAAATGATGAGCCTTCATATAGAGATTTAATCTTTGAAATTTTTTCATTAGGAAATTTGGAATTTTTCGTTGATTTTAATATTTTTTTTGAATTAAGTTATACCGCAGATGAGGCTGTGGAACTAGGGTGTCAATATCCTAATAAAGAAGTAGTTGAAATTCTTTATTCCTTGAAGCGGCAAGGAAAGAAATTATATCTTGTTTCTGATTTTTATATGCCTCGTAAAGCATATGAATCTTTTTTGTCTGCATTCAGTATAAATAATCTTTTTGATGACATTTTTATTTCATCAGAACATAATGCAAGTAAAAGAACAGGTTCTCTGTACAAATATGCTCTTGAAAAAACAAACAGTTTTTCACAAAAAGTTGTAATGCTTGGCGATAGCCAAAAGGATGATTTCAAGTCTGCGCTTAAGCAAAATATTGCAGCTATTCGCTATTTCCCATTTAAACATAAATTATATACCAATCTAAGCAAATACTTAAATTGGGATTACTCCAAAAGAGTTGTAGCTCTAAAATCAAGCTGGCTATATAAAAATTCAATTTTTGAGGAGTATGCCGTAGTTCTATATGCCTTTATACAAAGGTTATATTCAGAAGCAAAAAAAAGTAATGCAGAAAAATTAGCGTTTCTTAGCAGAGGAGGATTTTTTTTACAAACACTTTTTGATGAATATCAAAAAGACGTAATTTCCTCAAAAGAACAAATTAAAAGCGCATATTGCTTAAATTCTAGAAAAGTTTGTTTTGCAGCAAAAAATGACGAAAACGCGAAAAGCCTTTTGTTAAAATATTTACAGCAATTTAAATGTGGCGATTCAATTTTCCTTGTTGATGAAGGATGGTATAACCATTCTCAACAAATTTTAGCATCCGTTTCTGGGTGGAACACTTTTGGTTTTTACATTGGCACTAGGCAAAAGGAAACTTTGAATATTCCTAATCAATGCGTAAGAAAAGGCTTGCTTTTCGATATGGGGACAAAAAAGCCGAATACAAAGTATTATGGTATTTTATGCACAAATTGTTCCATGTATGAACAGATTCTTACTGCGCCGCACGGCTCTGTAGACACGTATTATGAAGAATTTGGAGCAGTGAAAGCTCTTTTGAAAACGAACGAAAAAGAAAAATACTTATATGACAAATACATTCGAGATATGCAAGAGCGAATGCTGTTGCATTTTAAAGGAATGTGCGCGTGGCTCGGCAATAATGAAATTTCTCTAAAACAGTGTGCAAAAATAGTGCTAAAGTCTGTTGTCTTTAATTCAAAAAAAAGATGCGAATGGCTAAATGATTTAGATAATAACCGTTTTGACAATTATACAACAGGAAAAAGCAAAGATAAAACGATCAAAGATGTGAGAATAAATGTTTTTGAGTTACTCATACATCCAGATCGTTATTTAGGAATGTTTTGCAAAATTCAGCGGAAACTAGTAAACCACCCCTTATTGGCAGCAGGGTATTATCCACTAGCTTTTATATTTTATCTGTACGTCAGAATAATGTCAAGAGTTTGA
- a CDS encoding CDP-glycerol glycerophosphotransferase family protein, giving the protein MLKKEITFIYLDTVQKQVYEMIAEEAKKRGYKTSITDNKFEKCEIGWYCEHINHPQFSKFSVIMLHDIMQQYGNWPDIWLREPWNKYDIGFLPSKVWVDNWKLSSQYYYANPRKGVYLTGWPKADRLAEYKDESKRIMLAKKIGLDPLKRTILYAPAWENDHKQDEFVQSMLPLNVNILIKQAPWPDCYPEQLANIKEMYELHKDNPRVIQMDPKTSILDAIMVSDVLVSEESSTMSESVMLGKPAISVDNWLIPDTKPSRKPANDYDYVIKTTKEKLTECIAGVIADYDKYQRDARQYSESHFSNIGTCIPKMLDILDAVIAGQESPIESLKREKSTKLSLAQWIKHKDIALRREITTNYCVRYRLLKKLYKMYKKIRGKE; this is encoded by the coding sequence ATGTTGAAAAAGGAAATTACTTTTATATACTTGGATACTGTTCAGAAGCAAGTATATGAGATGATTGCGGAAGAAGCGAAGAAAAGGGGATACAAAACTAGTATCACGGACAATAAGTTTGAAAAATGCGAAATAGGATGGTATTGCGAACATATAAATCATCCTCAATTCAGTAAGTTTTCTGTAATTATGCTCCATGATATCATGCAGCAGTATGGTAATTGGCCGGATATTTGGTTAAGAGAACCATGGAATAAATATGATATTGGTTTTCTTCCAAGTAAGGTTTGGGTGGATAACTGGAAACTGAGCTCTCAGTATTATTATGCTAACCCAAGAAAAGGCGTATATCTTACCGGATGGCCTAAGGCTGATAGACTTGCTGAGTATAAAGATGAATCTAAAAGAATAATGTTGGCAAAGAAAATAGGTCTTGATCCCCTAAAAAGAACTATTCTATATGCGCCGGCGTGGGAGAATGACCACAAGCAAGATGAGTTTGTCCAGTCTATGCTTCCGTTGAATGTCAATATCCTCATAAAGCAAGCTCCGTGGCCAGATTGTTATCCAGAACAATTGGCTAACATAAAAGAGATGTATGAGCTTCATAAGGATAATCCTCGTGTTATACAGATGGATCCCAAAACGAGCATTTTAGATGCAATAATGGTTTCCGATGTTCTAGTGTCAGAAGAATCTAGCACTATGAGTGAATCGGTAATGCTTGGAAAACCTGCTATTTCCGTTGATAATTGGTTAATTCCGGATACGAAACCAAGTAGAAAACCTGCTAATGATTATGACTATGTTATAAAGACTACGAAGGAAAAATTGACAGAATGTATTGCTGGTGTGATTGCGGATTATGATAAGTATCAACGAGACGCACGACAGTATTCTGAATCTCATTTTTCAAATATTGGTACTTGTATTCCTAAAATGCTAGATATTCTGGACGCAGTTATTGCGGGACAAGAATCTCCCATTGAATCATTGAAAAGGGAAAAATCGACGAAGCTTAGTTTAGCTCAATGGATTAAGCACAAGGATATTGCTTTAAGAAGAGAAATAACTACTAATTACTGTGTCAGATATCGATTGCTTAAGAAATTATATAAGATGTACAAAAAGATAAGAGGGAAAGAATAG
- a CDS encoding oligosaccharide flippase family protein yields the protein MDCVLKKYGSLSIEAKASLWYLFCNFAQKGISFIVIPLYTRLLTTSEYGTYTVFQSWRDLILIFATLNLSAGVFTRGLVKNDGSNDKYTAQMQGLSSAVAVLTFLIVLLFFDPFRRLTGFDEKLVITLFVYYIFNPSFLFWSVRQRVENKYKSMVAITLLASLLVPAISLLMFFLTDIRANALIYGFLYVQIAVGMLFFVKQFVDGRAFFSKVVWWESLKFNIPLIPHYLSLIVLAQSDRLMIDHICGTSFAGIYSLTYNIGQIILIVIASINGSLVPWMYKKLKSGEYHSIAVTSNMLCILLGLMSAIVMLLAPEVVFIMGGSEYMPAKWCIPPVVMGTYFTFCYGLFSTVEFYIGKTSYVAVASFVGAVLNVILNLLFIPKYGFIAAAYTTEMCYLVFMVLHYFFMKKMTKERIFNIKKMIVICSAFFASSLIFTFLYDYDFARWGVAVLVSLLVLFKRRTFMNMIKGLREK from the coding sequence ATGGATTGCGTGTTGAAAAAATATGGTTCCTTATCAATAGAAGCCAAAGCTTCTCTTTGGTATCTATTTTGCAATTTTGCACAAAAGGGAATTTCTTTTATTGTAATTCCATTGTATACTCGTTTGTTGACTACTTCGGAATATGGTACGTACACCGTTTTTCAGTCTTGGCGTGATTTGATATTGATATTTGCGACACTAAATCTCTCGGCTGGTGTTTTTACACGGGGACTTGTAAAGAACGATGGATCAAATGACAAATACACTGCACAGATGCAAGGATTGAGTTCAGCTGTAGCGGTGCTGACTTTTTTAATAGTTTTGCTTTTCTTTGACCCGTTCCGCAGGCTTACGGGCTTTGATGAAAAACTCGTTATTACACTGTTTGTCTACTATATATTTAATCCGTCCTTTTTATTTTGGTCGGTACGTCAGCGAGTGGAAAACAAGTATAAGAGTATGGTCGCGATCACGCTACTCGCCTCTCTACTTGTCCCCGCAATAAGCCTTTTGATGTTCTTTTTGACGGATATTAGGGCTAATGCGCTTATTTACGGTTTTCTTTATGTGCAAATCGCTGTAGGAATGCTCTTTTTTGTAAAACAGTTCGTTGATGGCCGTGCGTTTTTCTCGAAAGTAGTTTGGTGGGAAAGTCTTAAATTTAACATTCCTTTAATTCCCCACTATTTATCGTTGATTGTTCTTGCTCAGTCGGACAGATTGATGATTGATCATATTTGTGGGACGTCTTTTGCGGGCATTTATAGTTTGACGTACAATATCGGTCAGATTATCCTTATAGTAATTGCTTCCATAAATGGCTCCCTTGTTCCTTGGATGTATAAGAAACTTAAGTCGGGAGAATACCATTCCATAGCAGTTACTTCAAACATGCTGTGTATACTATTGGGACTTATGTCGGCTATAGTAATGCTTCTTGCCCCAGAAGTTGTTTTCATTATGGGTGGCTCGGAATATATGCCGGCAAAATGGTGTATTCCTCCTGTTGTTATGGGAACGTATTTTACTTTTTGCTATGGATTGTTTTCTACGGTAGAATTTTACATCGGAAAAACTTCCTATGTAGCGGTCGCCTCTTTTGTTGGCGCCGTGCTTAATGTCATTTTGAATTTGCTTTTTATTCCAAAATATGGTTTCATTGCTGCTGCATATACAACAGAAATGTGCTATTTGGTATTTATGGTTCTTCATTATTTCTTTATGAAAAAGATGACTAAAGAAAGAATTTTCAATATCAAAAAAATGATTGTAATTTGTTCTGCTTTTTTTGCTTCGTCATTGATTTTTACCTTCTTGTACGATTACGATTTTGCTCGTTGGGGCGTAGCCGTTCTTGTCTCGCTATTGGTATTGTTTAAGCGTAGAACATTTATGAATATGATTAAAGGCCTCAGAGAAAAGTGA